A DNA window from Macrobrachium rosenbergii isolate ZJJX-2024 chromosome 41, ASM4041242v1, whole genome shotgun sequence contains the following coding sequences:
- the LOC136826825 gene encoding techylectin-5A-like, which translates to MFMMQWKTALVVTVVLILSFEKVSAFPKSQILWFDVGPQIRNCRDVQRQGNTTSGIYMIFPYKCCPDVPLQVFCDMETDGGGWTVIQRRADIEPRENFYRTWMEYALGFGNLEGEFWLGNDNIHALTDQTLYEIRFDLADFKNNTRWANYKFFYLHDRSSSYKLEVVEYSGDAGDSFIAHSGAKFSAKDVDNDANIPESCSVMYKGAWWYQGCHKSNLNGKYLSGNHTSYADGVNWHSWLGHYYSLKKTEMKIRPAY; encoded by the exons ATGTTCATGATGCAATGGAAAACAGCCTTAGTAGTGACAGTGGTATTAATCTTGAGTTTCGAGAAGGTTTCTGCTTTCCCAAAATCTCAGATTCTATGGTTTGACGTCGGACCACAAATTCGTAACTGCCGAGATGTACAAAGACAAGGCAACACCACTAGTGGAATCTACATGATTTTCCCTTACAAATGTTGCCCTGATGTCCCTCTTCAG GTCTTCTGTGACATGGAGACAGATGGTGGTGGATGGACTGTCATTCAACGTCGGGCTGACATTGAACCAAGAGAGAACTTCTATCGTACCTGGATGGAATATGCCCTTGGATTTGGTAACCTGGAGGGAGAATTCTGGTTAGGAAATGACAACATCCATGCCTTAACGGATCAGACACTGTATGAAATAAGATTCGATCTAGCTGACTTTAAGAACAATACACGATGGGCCAATTACAAGTTCTTCTATCTCCACGACCGAAGTTCGTCTTACAAACTGGAGGTTGTGGAATATAGTGGAGATGCTGGTGATTCCTTTATAGCTCACAGTGGAGCGAAGTTTTCGGCCAAAGACGTCGATAACGATGCAAATATTCCAGAAAGCTGTTCAGTTAT GTACAAAGGGGCCTGGTGGTACCAGGGATGCCATAAATCAAACCTTAATGGGAAGTATCTCTCTGGAAACCACACATCCTATGCCGACGGGGTAAACTGGCACTCATGGCTTGGTCATTACTACTCTCTTAAGAAGACAGAGATGAAAATTAGACCTGCTTATTAA